One part of the Deltaproteobacteria bacterium genome encodes these proteins:
- the lspA gene encoding signal peptidase II, whose protein sequence is MSRRAPPKALLVLGVAVAVLLADQATKYLAVRDLTAVFERSGTEALGERVAQFYGESQLEHLARPAAIVIPGVWSHRYTENTGAAFSLFDSAPARFRKVFFVLSMILAAAFVGVFAWRLPREAPWRMVALGAILGGAVGNFIDRAAHLYVIDFIDLLYRMPWWLNIATFNIADAGISCGAAVLLVSIGREAFQT, encoded by the coding sequence TTGAGCCGAAGGGCACCCCCCAAGGCACTCCTGGTCCTCGGCGTGGCGGTCGCGGTGCTGCTCGCCGATCAGGCCACGAAGTACCTCGCGGTGCGCGACCTCACGGCGGTCTTCGAGCGCAGCGGCACCGAGGCCCTCGGTGAGCGGGTGGCCCAGTTCTACGGCGAGAGCCAGCTGGAGCACCTCGCCCGCCCGGCCGCCATCGTGATCCCGGGCGTCTGGAGCCACCGCTACACCGAGAACACGGGCGCGGCCTTCTCCCTCTTCGACTCGGCCCCGGCCCGCTTCCGCAAGGTCTTCTTCGTCCTCTCGATGATCCTCGCGGCGGCCTTCGTCGGGGTCTTCGCCTGGCGGCTGCCCCGAGAGGCGCCCTGGCGGATGGTCGCCCTGGGGGCCATCCTCGGGGGAGCCGTCGGCAACTTCATCGACCGGGCGGCCCACCTCTACGTCATCGACTTCATCGACCTGCTCTACCGGATGCCCTGGTGGCTGAACATCGCCACCTTCAACATCGCCGACGCGGGAATTTCCTGCGGCGCAGCGGTGCTCCTGGTATCCATCGGGCGGGAAGCCTTCCAGACATGA
- the lspA gene encoding signal peptidase II, which translates to MTSSRTRAALIVLAGGLAWGLFDQVTKYLAVARLTRLMPSTASFGERIGLYFGTDELYAYARVPHVVIEGLWNHVYVQNPAGAFGLLNGTPLGLRRFVFVAVAILAAIGLLWMASRSVLQPLRFPRLHLLALSMVFGGAIGNLTDRIAHGYVIDFIDWHWGPYHWPAFNIADVGIVVGVLTLVFLSQPVVERDAGGAAEAEAEAEAEADVEPGGSGPEPLES; encoded by the coding sequence ATGACTTCATCGAGAACCAGAGCAGCACTCATCGTGCTCGCCGGCGGCCTGGCCTGGGGCCTCTTCGACCAGGTGACCAAGTACCTGGCCGTCGCCCGGCTGACCCGCCTGATGCCCTCCACGGCGTCCTTTGGCGAGCGGATCGGCCTCTACTTCGGCACCGACGAGCTCTACGCCTATGCCCGGGTGCCCCACGTGGTGATCGAGGGGCTCTGGAACCACGTCTACGTGCAGAACCCCGCCGGGGCCTTCGGCCTGCTCAACGGCACCCCCCTGGGGCTGCGCCGCTTCGTCTTCGTGGCCGTGGCGATCCTCGCGGCCATCGGCCTCCTCTGGATGGCCTCGCGCTCGGTCCTCCAGCCCCTGCGCTTCCCCCGCCTCCACCTCCTGGCCCTCTCCATGGTCTTCGGCGGCGCCATCGGCAACCTGACGGATCGGATCGCCCACGGCTACGTCATCGACTTCATCGACTGGCACTGGGGCCCCTATCACTGGCCAGCGTTCAACATCGCGGACGTGGGGATCGTGGTCGGCGTCTTGACGCTGGTGTTCCTGTCGCAGCCGGTGGTGGAGCGAGACGCGGGAGGAGCCGCTGAGGCGGAGGCTGAGGCTGAGGCTGAGGCGGACGTCGAGCCGGGTGGCTCCGGGCCGGAACCCCTCGAAAGCTAG